A single Paenibacillus kribbensis DNA region contains:
- the ectB gene encoding diaminobutyrate--2-oxoglutarate transaminase: MNTFEALESNVRSYCRSFPVVFNKAKNDVLYTEAGEGYIDFFAGAGALNYGHNNDFMKNRILDYLTSDRIMHGLDMYTTAKQEFIESFSERILQPKGLNYKLQFCGPTGTNAVEAALKLARKVKKRNGIFAFMGAFHGMSLGSLSVTSNNSMRESAGISLNNVTFIPFNSTFNGMDTILYMEQLLTDTHSGVEKPAAIILETVQAEGGINIADIEWMRDLRQLCDDHDILLIVDDIQVGCGRVGSFFSFERAGIVPDMVILSKSISGYGLPMSLLLLKPELDIWSPGEHNGTFRGNQLAFVAAKAALEFRDTVGLEAEVKEKEAFVQQFLREHIQTIDPLIAIRGLGLIWGIDASHLGEAFAKEVAALCFEKGLIIERAGRNDTVIKIMPALTINLENLRKGCNIIKESMAQVSNSLVTL, encoded by the coding sequence ATGAACACATTCGAAGCGCTGGAGTCCAATGTAAGATCCTATTGCAGAAGCTTTCCGGTTGTTTTCAACAAAGCCAAAAACGATGTGCTGTACACAGAGGCAGGAGAGGGATATATCGACTTTTTTGCCGGGGCAGGGGCCTTGAACTACGGGCATAACAACGATTTTATGAAAAATCGGATTTTGGATTATTTAACCTCCGATCGGATCATGCACGGTCTGGATATGTACACGACGGCCAAGCAAGAGTTTATAGAGTCCTTTTCCGAGCGTATTCTCCAGCCTAAGGGCTTGAATTATAAGCTGCAATTTTGCGGACCAACGGGAACCAATGCGGTGGAGGCAGCACTGAAGCTTGCACGCAAGGTCAAAAAAAGAAATGGAATTTTTGCTTTTATGGGCGCATTCCATGGCATGTCGTTAGGCAGTCTGTCTGTTACCAGCAACAACTCTATGCGAGAAAGCGCCGGTATATCCCTGAATAACGTCACCTTTATTCCTTTTAACAGTACGTTTAATGGAATGGATACCATTTTATATATGGAGCAGCTTTTGACGGATACCCATTCTGGGGTAGAAAAGCCAGCTGCCATCATTCTGGAAACGGTACAGGCCGAGGGCGGTATTAACATCGCAGATATCGAATGGATGCGTGATTTGCGGCAGTTGTGCGATGACCATGATATTTTGCTGATTGTTGACGATATACAGGTCGGCTGCGGCCGAGTTGGCTCGTTTTTCTCGTTTGAACGGGCGGGGATCGTTCCTGATATGGTTATATTGTCTAAATCGATCAGCGGATACGGACTGCCGATGTCACTTTTGCTGCTCAAGCCGGAATTGGATATATGGAGTCCTGGTGAGCACAATGGAACCTTCCGCGGAAATCAGCTCGCCTTTGTCGCTGCCAAGGCAGCGCTGGAGTTCAGGGATACTGTAGGGCTGGAAGCAGAGGTGAAGGAAAAAGAGGCATTTGTCCAGCAATTTTTGCGTGAGCATATTCAAACCATCGACCCTCTCATTGCAATTCGCGGTTTGGGTCTGATCTGGGGAATTGATGCGTCTCATCTGGGAGAAGCGTTCGCCAAGGAGGTAGCTGCTCTCTGCTTTGAAAAAGGCCTTATCATTGAACGGGCTGGACGTAACGATACAGTCATTAAGATTATGCCTGCGTTAACCATAAATTTGGAAAATTTGCGAAAAGGCTGCAACATTATTAAAGAAAGTATGGCTCAGGTGTCCAATAGCTTAGTCACTTTATAA
- a CDS encoding NAD(P)H-dependent oxidoreductase: MSTLVIVVHPNLAESRINKRWVQELKQQSGVTIHNLYEVYPDEQINVAQEQELLEQHDRIVLQFPLYWYSTPSLLKKWQDKVLTYGWAFGSEGDKLQGKELLIALSAASVEENYQHNGRNRYTIEELLRPLEATGHMVGTKLLPYFVQYDAAGLTDEQLEQSAQKYAQTVIS; encoded by the coding sequence ATGTCAACACTCGTAATTGTTGTTCACCCTAATCTTGCGGAGTCTCGCATTAACAAAAGATGGGTACAAGAGCTCAAGCAGCAATCCGGCGTGACGATTCACAACTTGTATGAAGTATACCCGGATGAGCAAATTAACGTCGCTCAGGAGCAGGAACTGCTAGAGCAGCATGACCGTATCGTTCTGCAATTCCCTTTGTACTGGTACAGCACTCCTTCCCTGCTGAAAAAATGGCAGGATAAGGTTTTAACTTACGGTTGGGCTTTTGGAAGTGAAGGCGACAAGCTGCAGGGCAAAGAGCTGTTGATCGCCTTGTCTGCTGCCAGCGTTGAGGAAAATTATCAACATAACGGACGGAATAGATATACGATTGAAGAGTTGTTGAGACCTCTGGAAGCTACAGGCCATATGGTTGGCACCAAGCTGCTGCCTTATTTCGTACAATATGATGCCGCGGGACTGACTGATGAGCAGCTGGAGCAATCTGCACAAAAATACGCACAAACGGTTATTTCTTAA
- a CDS encoding DUF423 domain-containing protein translates to MQTLLIVGCIMIFLAVALGAFGAHALKKRLSADMMSIFQTGIQYHIAHGLGLLLLGAIAGNLVHSSLVLAAGWVMFAGILLFSGSLYALSLSGIKKLGAITPFGGLAFLASWVLVIVAIVQG, encoded by the coding sequence TTGCAAACATTGCTGATTGTTGGCTGTATCATGATTTTTTTAGCAGTAGCTCTCGGAGCTTTCGGGGCTCATGCTTTGAAAAAGAGACTTTCCGCAGACATGATGAGCATATTCCAGACGGGCATTCAATACCACATTGCACACGGGCTGGGTTTGCTTCTGCTTGGAGCGATTGCAGGGAATCTTGTTCATTCTTCCCTGGTCCTAGCCGCAGGCTGGGTTATGTTCGCGGGAATCCTTTTGTTCTCGGGCAGCCTGTATGCGCTTAGTTTGTCCGGTATCAAAAAGCTTGGAGCGATCACCCCATTTGGCGGGCTGGCTTTTTTGGCAAGCTGGGTGCTTGTCATCGTGGCGATTGTGCAAGGCTAA
- a CDS encoding GH36-type glycosyl hydrolase domain-containing protein has translation MKYGFFDDSNQEYVIHTPQTPYPWINYLGNERFFGLISNTGGGYVFYRDARLRRLTRYRYNNIPVDNGGRYFYIYDDGDYWTPGWMPVKRKLDQYECRHGLGYTSIMGERNGVRATQLAFVPLSFDGEVHQVKLRNTSPQAKRIKLFSFVEFCLWNAYDDMTNFQRNLSTGEVEVQDSVIYHKTEYRERRNHYAFFSANCPLAGFDTDREAFLGLYNGLDQPQTVIAGQASNSIASGWSPIGSHCIEVMLEPGEETSCNFVLGYVENPEDEKWESPGVINKKQAHAMIAQFANESDVERALSELRAYWNNLLSKYTVQTHDDKLNRMVNIWNPYQCMVTFNMSRSASYFESGIGRGMGFRDSNQDLLGFVHQIPERARERIIDIASTQFENGGAYHQYQPLTKKGNHEIGGGFNDDPLWLIVGTAAYIKETGDFGILDEHVPFDGDLDHTATLFEHLKRSFYHVVENLGPHGLPLIGRADWNDCLNLNCFSNTPDEPYQTTQNLEGRVAESVFIAGLFVYTGPDFVELCKRRGLDNEAAAVQAYVDLMRASTLEHGFDGEWFLRAYDHYGEKIGSKECEEGQIFIEPQGFCVMAGIGVEEGLAQRALDSTRDRLETPYGIVLQNPPYSRYYINLGEISSYPPGYKENAGIFCHNNPWIMMAEAVIGRGDRAFELYSKIAPSYLEDISDIHRTEPYVYAQMIAGKDAVREGEAKNSWLTGTAAWNFIAITQSILGIQPEWDGLRIDPCIPKAWDEYTVTRIFRGDTYVIQIMNPQHVSKGVAAVTVDNTALTDNLLPVAGDGSIHQVKVLLGQTST, from the coding sequence ATGAAGTACGGTTTCTTTGATGATTCCAATCAGGAATATGTCATCCACACCCCTCAAACCCCCTATCCCTGGATTAATTATTTAGGCAATGAACGATTTTTTGGACTGATCTCCAATACCGGCGGCGGCTATGTATTTTATCGGGATGCTCGCTTGCGTCGCTTGACAAGGTATCGGTACAATAATATCCCTGTCGATAACGGCGGGCGCTATTTTTATATTTATGATGACGGAGATTATTGGACTCCGGGATGGATGCCGGTCAAACGAAAGCTGGATCAGTATGAATGTCGCCATGGACTTGGTTATACCTCCATTATGGGGGAACGAAACGGTGTTCGAGCTACCCAGCTGGCTTTTGTGCCGCTATCTTTTGATGGTGAAGTACATCAAGTCAAGCTTCGGAACACCTCACCACAGGCTAAAAGGATCAAGCTCTTCTCTTTTGTGGAATTTTGCCTGTGGAACGCCTATGACGATATGACCAACTTTCAGCGCAATTTAAGCACAGGCGAGGTCGAAGTACAAGACTCCGTCATTTATCATAAAACGGAATACCGTGAACGCCGCAATCACTATGCTTTTTTCTCTGCAAATTGTCCGCTGGCGGGCTTCGATACAGACCGTGAAGCTTTTCTGGGACTCTATAACGGTCTGGATCAGCCTCAGACGGTCATTGCAGGGCAGGCTTCCAACTCTATTGCCAGCGGCTGGTCTCCCATAGGATCGCACTGTATTGAGGTCATGCTGGAGCCGGGCGAGGAAACAAGCTGTAACTTCGTACTCGGTTATGTGGAAAATCCGGAGGATGAAAAATGGGAGTCCCCCGGCGTCATTAACAAAAAACAGGCTCATGCCATGATTGCACAATTTGCGAATGAATCCGATGTAGAACGAGCCTTGAGCGAGCTGCGAGCCTATTGGAATAACCTCCTGTCCAAGTACACTGTTCAAACTCACGATGATAAATTGAACCGAATGGTGAACATATGGAACCCGTATCAATGCATGGTCACGTTCAATATGTCACGCTCCGCTTCGTATTTCGAATCCGGTATCGGACGTGGCATGGGCTTCCGGGATTCGAATCAGGATTTGCTCGGCTTCGTTCACCAAATACCAGAGCGTGCACGAGAACGGATTATCGACATCGCCTCTACTCAATTTGAAAACGGCGGAGCTTATCACCAGTATCAGCCTCTAACCAAAAAAGGAAATCACGAGATTGGCGGTGGCTTTAACGACGATCCGCTATGGCTTATTGTCGGTACCGCAGCGTACATCAAAGAAACGGGAGACTTCGGCATACTGGACGAACATGTACCTTTTGATGGGGATTTAGACCACACGGCTACGCTGTTTGAGCATTTGAAGCGTTCATTTTACCATGTTGTAGAAAACCTCGGCCCGCATGGCCTTCCCCTGATTGGGCGGGCTGACTGGAACGATTGTCTGAATCTTAACTGTTTTTCAAATACGCCGGATGAACCCTATCAGACCACACAAAATTTGGAAGGCCGCGTAGCCGAGTCGGTGTTCATCGCCGGACTATTTGTATATACAGGACCGGATTTTGTTGAACTTTGCAAGCGCAGAGGATTGGATAACGAAGCAGCAGCAGTTCAAGCATATGTGGATCTCATGCGGGCATCCACTTTGGAGCATGGTTTTGACGGAGAATGGTTCTTACGTGCTTACGACCACTACGGAGAGAAAATAGGCAGCAAGGAATGTGAGGAAGGCCAAATTTTTATTGAACCTCAGGGCTTTTGTGTTATGGCAGGAATCGGCGTGGAGGAAGGTCTGGCTCAAAGGGCTCTTGATTCCACACGTGATCGGCTGGAAACTCCATATGGCATTGTACTGCAAAATCCGCCTTATTCCCGCTACTATATCAATCTGGGCGAAATCTCGTCTTACCCTCCAGGATACAAGGAAAATGCCGGAATTTTCTGTCACAACAATCCGTGGATTATGATGGCAGAGGCTGTAATCGGACGTGGGGATCGTGCTTTTGAGCTATACAGCAAAATTGCTCCATCCTATCTGGAGGACATCAGCGACATTCATCGTACGGAGCCATATGTATACGCACAAATGATTGCAGGCAAGGATGCCGTTCGTGAAGGCGAAGCCAAAAATTCCTGGTTGACGGGCACAGCTGCCTGGAACTTTATAGCCATTACCCAATCGATTCTCGGTATTCAGCCAGAATGGGATGGCCTGCGCATTGACCCGTGCATTCCTAAAGCCTGGGATGAATATACAGTCACCCGCATCTTCCGCGGCGATACCTATGTGATTCAGATCATGAATCCCCAGCATGTGTCCAAGGGTGTAGCTGCGGTTACCGTGGACAATACTGCCCTCACTGACAATCTTCTGCCTGTTGCAGGGGATGGTTCTATCCATCAAGTAAAAGTGTTACTGGGGCAGACAAGTACTTAA
- a CDS encoding thioesterase II family protein has product MAPITLFFIPYAGGSASISFKWKKLLLPQIKLVPLELAGRGIRSGEPLKDSIEEMSDDLLHKIGQEIAPGDPYAIYGHSMGTMIAFELYYKLVAGGYGEPAHLFVSGGRAPHVPRNLPWTHDLPADQFRTHLQRYGQLSEAIFDNQELYDYFMPVLRADFKAVETYKYTAKPEPLHCPITALTGLADNTIALQEVEAWVQHTDQEFRMFTFDGGHFFIHDEMERITHIINENLERSAVANRIQH; this is encoded by the coding sequence ATGGCACCTATTACATTGTTTTTCATTCCATATGCAGGTGGATCGGCGTCCATCAGCTTTAAATGGAAAAAGCTGTTGCTTCCACAGATTAAGCTTGTTCCACTGGAACTGGCGGGCAGAGGGATTCGTTCCGGAGAACCGCTAAAGGATAGTATCGAGGAGATGAGCGATGATCTACTGCATAAGATCGGGCAAGAGATAGCTCCCGGTGATCCTTATGCCATATACGGTCATAGCATGGGGACGATGATTGCATTCGAGCTGTACTACAAGCTGGTGGCTGGCGGATACGGCGAGCCTGCTCATCTGTTTGTTTCCGGTGGACGAGCACCGCATGTCCCAAGAAATCTCCCATGGACACATGATCTGCCTGCAGATCAGTTCAGGACACATTTGCAGCGGTATGGCCAGCTTTCCGAGGCAATTTTTGACAATCAAGAATTATACGACTATTTCATGCCGGTGCTGAGAGCGGATTTCAAAGCCGTCGAGACGTATAAATACACGGCCAAGCCCGAGCCTTTACACTGTCCAATTACCGCTTTGACAGGACTGGCTGATAACACGATAGCCTTGCAGGAGGTAGAGGCGTGGGTGCAGCATACGGATCAGGAATTTCGTATGTTCACCTTCGACGGAGGGCACTTTTTTATTCATGATGAAATGGAGCGAATTACACATATCATCAATGAGAATTTGGAACGCAGCGCAGTGGCAAACAGAATACAACATTAA
- a CDS encoding sugar phosphate isomerase/epimerase family protein produces MTVGVLAHLFGKLPYRELAAKVGAAGFTHVQLAPWRAISDVDFNKPGKFSPGLALSIAEEFRKHGVSISVLGCYLHFFVQDEELLRENVERFKELIRYASLLGAPIVAAEVGRNEDGSAYTEQDWRVVKEVVRELADEAEKWGVFVGLEAANDHLVGTAAELATLLEEVPSSQIGVVIDPGNLLRTENLAQQDEVIREAFRLLGPRIIAAHAKDRQLSSSGEIETVPPGFGDMNYGLYMELLEQYKPGVHIIMEAAQEHQMAESKRYIEGHRLTAQKAQEVQAK; encoded by the coding sequence GTGACTGTAGGTGTATTGGCACATTTATTTGGCAAGCTGCCATATCGTGAGCTGGCTGCGAAGGTAGGAGCAGCGGGCTTTACCCATGTTCAGCTGGCTCCGTGGAGAGCGATCAGTGATGTGGATTTTAATAAGCCGGGCAAGTTCAGCCCAGGCTTGGCATTGTCTATCGCAGAGGAGTTTCGCAAGCATGGTGTATCCATATCGGTGCTCGGGTGCTATTTGCATTTTTTTGTACAGGATGAGGAATTGTTGCGTGAAAATGTAGAGCGCTTCAAAGAGCTGATCCGATACGCGAGTCTGCTCGGAGCACCCATCGTTGCAGCTGAAGTCGGACGCAATGAGGATGGGAGCGCGTATACGGAACAGGACTGGAGAGTTGTCAAAGAGGTTGTGCGTGAACTGGCGGATGAAGCGGAAAAATGGGGCGTATTCGTAGGATTGGAAGCCGCTAACGATCATTTGGTCGGAACAGCTGCAGAGCTGGCAACCTTGCTGGAGGAAGTACCTTCATCCCAGATTGGTGTGGTCATTGATCCGGGGAATCTGCTGAGAACGGAAAATCTGGCACAGCAGGATGAGGTTATTCGCGAAGCCTTCCGATTGCTGGGGCCTCGTATTATCGCAGCGCATGCCAAAGACCGTCAGTTATCATCATCAGGTGAGATCGAGACGGTACCGCCGGGATTTGGCGACATGAACTATGGCCTCTACATGGAACTGCTGGAGCAGTATAAGCCGGGGGTTCACATCATTATGGAAGCAGCGCAGGAGCATCAAATGGCCGAATCCAAACGCTATATCGAAGGCCATCGGTTAACGGCTCAAAAAGCGCAGGAAGTACAGGCGAAGTAA
- a CDS encoding glycoside hydrolase family 48 protein: MVMSAVLVLPLTMGLAQASPAGASAVKSVTASAVSSEATRFLQMYKQLKDPASGYFSKEGIPYHSVETLISEAPDYGHLTTSEAYSYWMWLEVLYGHYTGDWSNLESAWDNMEKYIIPGKEAQPTMGNYNPNSPATYAAEYSQPDAYPARLTGQYAGGKDPLDSELKSTYGNNQTYLMHWLLDVDNWYGFGNLLNPSHTATYINTFQRGEQESVWETIPHPSQDNQKFGKPNQGFMSLFTKEDKNPAPQWRYTNATDADARAVQAMYWAKELGYDNEVYLNKAKKMGDYLRYGMYDKYFQKIGSAANGSPTSGSGKDASQYLMAWYTSWGGGLGQEGNWAWRIGASHAHQGYQNVVAAYALSDKNGGLVPKSPTAGQDWSTSLQRQLEFYTWLQSDEGAIAGGATNSWDGAYKAYPAGTSTFYNMAYVSAPVYHDPPSNNWFGMQTWPMERVAELYYILAKKGDTSSEQFKMAKQATEKWVKWSKDYAFVNERPVTDAQGYYLDAQGKRILSGKNVKVATKKAQGEFWLPSNLEWSGQPDKWNGFAKYKGNSGLHVVTKNPVQDVGVLGSYVKALTFFAAATKAENGDFTELGKEAKGLSKSLLDAAWNYNDGVGIATKETRDEYYRYFTKENYIPNGWSGKTGQGNTIPGKDAVPSDPSKGGNGTYSSYADIRPNIVKDPMWSYVKDKYENSFNKETKKWENGAPEFTYHRFWSQVDMATAYAEYDRLINGGGTAEPTAPKAPKNLKATGGDAEVTLTWSKATGAESYTLKRSTTSGGPYETVATVTDVTYKDTNVVNDTAYYYVTSATNSLGTSEDSQEVSVTPTAAPVPATGDLVTLYRVGDTNAGDNHIRSSFRIVNKGEEAVDLQNVKLRYYYTIDGDKAQEFHCDYAQMGNGNVKAQFVKLDTPVAGADYYMEVSFGPGAGSLAPGQDTGEIQTRVNKTDWSNYNESDDFSYDPTKSSYTEWEKAPLYVNDKLVWGLQP, translated from the coding sequence ATGGTCATGTCGGCCGTTTTGGTGCTTCCGCTAACTATGGGCTTAGCTCAAGCTAGCCCTGCCGGGGCATCGGCCGTAAAATCGGTCACAGCTTCGGCAGTCTCATCAGAGGCGACACGTTTTCTTCAAATGTACAAGCAGTTGAAGGATCCGGCTAGCGGTTATTTTTCAAAGGAAGGGATTCCTTATCATTCCGTAGAAACGCTGATTAGTGAAGCCCCGGATTATGGTCACCTCACGACTTCGGAAGCGTACAGCTACTGGATGTGGCTCGAAGTGCTGTATGGCCATTACACCGGAGACTGGAGCAATCTGGAATCCGCTTGGGATAACATGGAGAAATATATTATCCCTGGTAAAGAAGCTCAGCCTACGATGGGCAACTACAATCCAAACAGTCCTGCTACCTATGCAGCGGAGTATTCGCAGCCAGACGCATATCCTGCCCGTCTGACCGGTCAGTATGCCGGTGGTAAAGACCCGCTGGATTCAGAGCTGAAATCGACTTATGGCAACAATCAAACTTATCTGATGCACTGGCTGCTGGACGTGGACAACTGGTATGGTTTTGGCAATCTGTTGAATCCGTCGCATACCGCTACTTATATTAATACGTTCCAGCGCGGAGAACAGGAATCGGTTTGGGAGACTATCCCGCATCCGTCGCAAGACAATCAGAAGTTCGGCAAGCCTAACCAAGGTTTCATGAGTCTTTTCACCAAGGAAGATAAGAATCCTGCTCCACAATGGCGTTATACGAATGCCACTGATGCGGATGCTCGTGCGGTTCAGGCGATGTATTGGGCTAAAGAGCTGGGATATGACAACGAAGTATATTTAAATAAAGCAAAGAAAATGGGCGATTACTTACGCTACGGAATGTATGATAAGTACTTCCAAAAAATTGGTAGTGCTGCCAACGGAAGCCCGACTTCCGGTTCCGGCAAAGATGCAAGCCAATACCTGATGGCATGGTATACATCATGGGGCGGCGGCCTCGGCCAAGAAGGCAACTGGGCATGGCGGATCGGCGCAAGCCATGCGCACCAAGGCTACCAGAACGTGGTGGCGGCATACGCATTATCCGACAAGAATGGCGGTTTGGTTCCAAAATCACCAACTGCAGGACAGGATTGGAGCACCTCGCTGCAACGCCAGCTGGAGTTCTACACTTGGCTGCAATCCGATGAGGGAGCAATTGCAGGCGGAGCGACGAACAGCTGGGATGGTGCCTATAAAGCATATCCTGCTGGCACAAGCACTTTCTATAACATGGCTTATGTATCAGCTCCTGTATATCATGATCCGCCGTCCAACAACTGGTTCGGCATGCAGACTTGGCCTATGGAGCGTGTTGCGGAGCTGTATTACATTTTAGCGAAAAAAGGCGACACCTCTTCCGAGCAGTTCAAGATGGCCAAACAAGCTACGGAAAAATGGGTTAAATGGTCCAAGGACTATGCATTTGTCAATGAACGCCCTGTGACTGATGCGCAAGGCTACTATCTGGATGCACAAGGCAAACGTATTCTGAGCGGCAAAAATGTAAAAGTCGCCACTAAAAAAGCCCAAGGCGAATTTTGGCTCCCGAGCAACCTCGAATGGAGCGGACAGCCGGATAAATGGAACGGCTTTGCTAAATATAAAGGCAACAGTGGTCTACATGTAGTAACCAAAAATCCGGTACAAGATGTCGGGGTATTGGGTAGCTATGTGAAGGCACTCACTTTCTTTGCTGCCGCAACCAAGGCCGAAAATGGAGACTTTACTGAATTGGGCAAAGAAGCGAAGGGTCTGTCCAAGTCCTTGCTGGATGCCGCATGGAACTATAATGACGGCGTAGGTATTGCGACGAAGGAAACACGTGATGAATACTACCGCTACTTTACCAAAGAAAACTACATTCCAAACGGCTGGAGCGGTAAAACAGGACAGGGCAACACCATTCCTGGCAAAGATGCAGTACCTTCCGATCCTTCCAAGGGCGGCAATGGTACGTATTCCAGCTATGCAGATATCCGTCCTAACATTGTGAAGGACCCTATGTGGTCCTACGTCAAGGATAAATATGAAAACTCATTTAATAAAGAAACGAAGAAATGGGAAAACGGCGCGCCTGAATTCACTTATCACCGCTTCTGGTCCCAAGTTGATATGGCAACAGCTTACGCTGAATATGATCGACTGATTAATGGCGGCGGAACTGCTGAACCAACGGCTCCTAAGGCTCCGAAGAATCTGAAGGCAACCGGTGGCGATGCTGAAGTTACACTGACTTGGAGCAAAGCGACTGGCGCAGAGAGCTACACACTCAAACGTTCCACTACAAGCGGCGGACCTTATGAGACGGTAGCAACTGTAACGGATGTAACATACAAGGATACAAATGTAGTGAATGATACAGCTTATTATTATGTAACCAGTGCAACGAATTCCTTGGGTACCAGTGAGGATTCTCAAGAAGTTAGCGTCACACCAACTGCAGCACCTGTACCAGCTACAGGAGATCTGGTTACACTGTACCGTGTGGGCGATACCAATGCAGGCGACAATCACATTCGTTCAAGCTTCCGTATTGTAAACAAGGGCGAGGAAGCTGTTGATTTGCAAAATGTCAAGCTGCGGTATTATTACACGATAGATGGCGATAAAGCACAGGAATTCCATTGTGACTATGCACAGATGGGCAACGGCAACGTCAAGGCCCAGTTTGTGAAGCTGGACACGCCTGTGGCCGGTGCGGATTATTACATGGAAGTCTCCTTTGGCCCCGGTGCGGGAAGTCTGGCACCAGGACAGGATACTGGAGAAATCCAAACGCGTGTAAACAAAACAGATTGGAGCAATTATAACGAAAGCGACGATTTCTCCTATGATCCAACCAAATCGTCTTATACGGAATGGGAGAAAGCTCCTTTGTATGTCAATGACAAGCTCGTTTGGGGCTTGCAGCCTTA
- a CDS encoding GGDEF domain-containing protein: MNKTKRDTQTMDYITKQGRWGRKMLLLYWVIIAVHFIVQLGSYLFLDYPATPYEFYVGTLIVPTLIMCGSNLLAELAHHKCNRFSFVIQFVASTVICWMIIRLNYDIRIITALCLLPIFSSVLFFNRRLIWLSFILQIVVFFLLLAIDGSFRAYLSPFDIVATPTFLMMSTFLALIIQDSGRDLLVDLYKTQHAQQELMISNAIISKMSMTDGLTKLYNHLSFQTFYEKALEYAKQGAIIHLAVVDIDNFKKINDTYGHQFGDKILEGISQIITEQITANDIPARYGGEEFAILMFEHTFEEAYQIVECIRREVEKMTFGEKMQSVSVTVSIGLKSYSEEMNKDTFFQGADDYLYQAKRTGKNKIVAELNHIA; this comes from the coding sequence ATGAACAAGACAAAACGGGATACTCAAACAATGGATTATATTACAAAACAAGGCCGCTGGGGACGCAAAATGCTATTGCTTTACTGGGTGATCATAGCAGTACATTTTATCGTCCAGCTTGGAAGCTATCTATTTCTCGACTATCCTGCTACACCTTATGAATTTTACGTTGGAACCCTTATTGTTCCCACGCTAATCATGTGCGGTTCCAACTTACTTGCAGAGCTGGCTCATCATAAATGCAACAGGTTTTCTTTCGTAATCCAGTTTGTGGCGAGTACGGTTATATGCTGGATGATTATTCGTTTAAACTATGATATCCGGATTATTACGGCATTGTGCTTGCTGCCTATTTTCTCATCCGTCTTGTTTTTCAATCGCCGCCTAATATGGCTTTCCTTCATATTGCAAATAGTGGTATTTTTTCTATTGTTAGCTATCGATGGTTCTTTTCGTGCTTACTTATCGCCGTTTGACATCGTAGCCACTCCGACATTTTTGATGATGTCCACCTTTCTTGCTCTCATCATTCAGGACAGCGGTCGTGATCTGCTAGTGGATTTGTATAAAACACAGCACGCCCAGCAGGAGTTAATGATCAGCAACGCGATTATAAGCAAAATGTCAATGACCGATGGACTGACCAAGCTATACAATCATTTATCGTTTCAAACTTTTTATGAGAAAGCACTCGAATACGCCAAACAAGGTGCTATCATCCACTTAGCGGTAGTAGATATTGATAATTTCAAGAAAATTAATGACACTTACGGACACCAGTTTGGAGATAAAATTTTGGAGGGCATCTCGCAAATCATTACAGAACAGATTACAGCCAATGACATTCCAGCCCGATATGGCGGTGAGGAATTTGCTATTCTAATGTTCGAGCATACTTTTGAGGAAGCTTATCAGATTGTCGAGTGCATCCGGCGTGAAGTGGAGAAGATGACCTTTGGCGAGAAGATGCAAAGCGTTTCCGTGACTGTAAGCATTGGATTAAAAAGCTATTCGGAAGAAATGAACAAAGATACATTCTTCCAGGGAGCCGATGACTATCTGTATCAAGCCAAGCGTACTGGAAAAAATAAGATTGTTGCTGAGCTTAACCATATCGCTTGA